A genomic region of Dactylococcopsis salina PCC 8305 contains the following coding sequences:
- a CDS encoding DUF4336 domain-containing protein: MTQRDLLWRYWFLLPIYPYQNRRTLRREVLKNTIWTFDQVQGIFYVVVPIRMTVVRLETGGLLVYAPVAPTPECIRLMRELEAEHGAVKSIVLPTVSGLEHKVFVGPFARQFPKASVYIAPQQWSFPVNLPLSWLGFPRQRTYVLSNPYEYNPFPPEFDYAILGPIKLGLGSFGEVALFHKPSRTALVTDSVISIPETPPEIVQLDPYPLLFHARDNGLDVVEDTPEMRQKGWQRICLFANYFQPDALEVPQFGEVFTEAKQAPDRSQRAYYGFYPFRWRSHWKASFEKLQGKGRLLVAPVLQTLILNRAPRETIKWANLVVSWHFERLIPCHFQAPLEASPREFRQAFSFLEKEELPINQPSYPLPEADLAPLEKIEVTLSKGKIVPPRSEKI; this comes from the coding sequence ATGACCCAACGTGACCTCCTCTGGCGATACTGGTTTCTTCTCCCCATCTATCCCTACCAAAATCGGCGCACCCTGCGCCGAGAAGTCCTAAAAAACACAATTTGGACATTTGACCAAGTACAAGGCATTTTTTATGTGGTTGTCCCAATTCGGATGACAGTGGTACGGTTAGAAACAGGAGGATTGCTGGTTTATGCGCCAGTTGCACCAACGCCAGAATGTATCCGTTTAATGCGAGAATTAGAAGCGGAACACGGTGCGGTGAAATCGATCGTTCTTCCTACGGTTTCGGGGTTAGAACATAAAGTATTTGTCGGTCCTTTTGCGCGACAGTTTCCCAAAGCATCAGTTTATATCGCCCCCCAACAGTGGAGTTTTCCTGTCAATCTCCCTTTAAGTTGGTTGGGGTTTCCTCGTCAACGGACTTATGTTCTTTCTAATCCCTACGAATATAATCCTTTTCCCCCCGAATTTGATTACGCAATCCTCGGACCGATTAAATTGGGTTTAGGGTCATTTGGTGAGGTGGCGTTATTCCATAAACCCTCTCGCACTGCTTTAGTCACAGATAGCGTGATTTCCATCCCAGAAACGCCCCCTGAAATTGTCCAGCTTGACCCCTATCCGCTTCTTTTTCACGCGAGGGATAATGGGTTAGATGTGGTGGAAGATACGCCAGAAATGCGACAAAAAGGGTGGCAGCGCATTTGTTTGTTTGCGAATTATTTCCAACCTGATGCTTTAGAAGTGCCGCAATTTGGGGAAGTATTTACAGAAGCAAAACAAGCGCCCGATCGATCCCAAAGGGCGTATTATGGGTTTTATCCCTTCCGTTGGCGATCGCACTGGAAAGCCTCATTTGAGAAACTACAAGGGAAAGGACGGCTATTAGTAGCGCCAGTGTTGCAAACCTTGATTTTAAACCGCGCTCCCAGAGAGACGATTAAATGGGCAAATTTAGTGGTGAGTTGGCATTTTGAACGACTAATCCCCTGTCATTTTCAAGCCCCTTTAGAAGCGTCTCCCCGCGAGTTTCGTCAGGCATTTAGTTTCTTGGAAAAAGAAGAATTACCGATCAATCAACCGAGTTATCCTCTCCCAGAAGCGGATTTAGCACCACTAGAAAAAATTGAAGTTACTTTAAGTAAAGGGAAAATTGTTCCGCCTCGATCGGAGAAAATCTAA